The following are from one region of the Candidatus Limnocylindrales bacterium genome:
- a CDS encoding flippase translates to MTEPAKRKPARSGLFGLAKDFGGTLATTFVKMGLGILTGMITARTLGPASRGIFSIVTTFPHTLTTLTKFGQSQATIFFIRREKEDVARVASTAVFFGLAVGLALIPLVYLGRDWLLSGVLRGVPLWALLLVCPMLPTLLVESYLYGVLQSTDRFAVYNTRLFAESVLTLVGMTVVLYVLGLGLPGALAVAVTLRVVMVTWVLATVHRQTRLRPVFDPDLFRRMLRYGLKSHVQIIASHFNFKAGIYLCAYFLTPAEVAFYAIGARLAEQMMQVPQSLGLAMFPRLAGSSVERIHAMTAAACRQTIAITAVSAAALTLVGRFAIVTLYGAEYAPAAVPLVYISWGIVMMSVYVLLSRDFTARDRQIVNITAAYVALVGNVALNVWLIPDIGIRGAAIGTACSYSAAAILLYVFFLRETGMPWHEPLILRRGDLEMWYRLAREARARVAGKGRKAAASTRAPEVPPAA, encoded by the coding sequence ATGACGGAGCCGGCAAAGAGGAAGCCGGCGCGCTCGGGACTGTTCGGCCTGGCCAAGGACTTCGGCGGCACGCTCGCCACGACGTTCGTCAAGATGGGGCTGGGCATCCTGACCGGCATGATCACGGCGCGAACGCTCGGGCCGGCAAGCCGCGGCATATTCTCCATCGTCACGACGTTTCCCCACACGCTGACGACGCTGACGAAGTTCGGGCAGTCGCAGGCCACGATCTTCTTCATCCGCCGCGAGAAGGAGGACGTGGCACGCGTCGCATCGACCGCTGTCTTCTTCGGGCTGGCCGTCGGCCTTGCGCTGATCCCGCTCGTCTATCTGGGCAGGGACTGGCTGCTGTCGGGCGTGCTGCGCGGGGTGCCGCTGTGGGCGCTCCTGCTCGTCTGCCCGATGCTGCCGACGCTGCTGGTGGAGAGCTACCTCTACGGCGTGCTGCAATCGACGGACCGCTTTGCCGTCTACAACACCCGCCTGTTCGCCGAGTCGGTGCTGACGCTGGTCGGCATGACAGTCGTGCTCTACGTCCTGGGGCTGGGTCTGCCCGGAGCATTGGCGGTGGCGGTGACCCTGCGCGTGGTGATGGTGACGTGGGTGCTGGCCACGGTGCATCGGCAGACGAGGCTGCGGCCGGTGTTCGACCCCGATCTGTTCCGCCGCATGCTTCGCTATGGCCTGAAGTCGCACGTGCAGATCATCGCCTCCCACTTCAACTTCAAGGCGGGCATCTATCTTTGCGCGTACTTCCTGACTCCCGCCGAGGTCGCATTCTACGCCATCGGCGCACGCCTGGCCGAGCAGATGATGCAGGTGCCGCAGTCGCTCGGGCTGGCGATGTTTCCGCGCCTGGCCGGCAGCAGCGTCGAGCGCATTCACGCGATGACGGCGGCGGCGTGCCGCCAGACCATCGCCATCACCGCCGTCTCGGCCGCGGCGCTGACGCTGGTGGGCCGCTTCGCCATCGTCACGCTCTACGGCGCCGAATACGCGCCGGCTGCGGTGCCGCTGGTCTACATCTCCTGGGGCATCGTCATGATGTCGGTGTACGTGCTGCTCTCGCGTGATTTCACCGCGCGCGACCGCCAGATCGTCAACATCACGGCCGCCTACGTGGCGCTCGTCGGCAACGTGGCGCTGAACGTGTGGCTGATTCCGGACATCGGCATCCGGGGCGCCGCCATCGGCACGGCGTGCTCGTATTCGGCGGCGGCGATCCTGCTCTACGTGTTCTTCCTGCGGGAGACGGGCATGCCATGGCATGAGCCGCTCATCCTGCGCCGCGGCGACCTCGAGATGTGGTACCGCCTCGCCCGCGAGGCGCGCGCGCGCGTGGCAGGCAAGGGCCGCAAGGCCGCTGCGTCCACCCGAGCGCCCGAGGTCCCCCCGGCGGCCTGA
- a CDS encoding glycosyltransferase family 4 protein, whose product MNVVFLEASSGNVVGGSLTGMLELLRGIAERRGRDDGDGRSGIAPHVVLYENKSVIADLQARGIPVHVFDKRRLPKEHGLEANPTYARAKNVSAVAGALRTLRVTGTFLLETVPTALRLARLLRPIRPALVYVANGFRGNADAIVAARLLGVPCVVHAKGFDKLSYVERGLSRGVDLCISMTMAIEEHCRAGGMRPRQFAVVYDGLDLRAFQPRRPRQDVRDEFGIAADAELVGVVGNVQEWKGQRVLVEALELLRERRPRLVLMIVGGIHRSGLAYADAMKERIRQQGLESRVIWTGARPDVPDLLGAMDVVTHTSVRGEPFGRVIIEAMAVGRPIVATRAGGVPEFVRDGEDCVLTTPGDAGELSAVLDRLLSDAGLRQRLSNGALESAQRFALDKHVETITSLFEEVLARRTHAGNAAAVPGGAS is encoded by the coding sequence GTGAACGTCGTCTTTCTGGAGGCATCGTCGGGCAACGTCGTCGGCGGCTCGCTGACGGGCATGCTCGAGCTCCTGCGCGGCATTGCCGAGCGCCGTGGTCGCGACGACGGCGACGGGCGATCCGGCATCGCGCCGCACGTAGTCCTGTACGAGAACAAGAGCGTCATCGCCGACCTGCAGGCGCGGGGCATTCCCGTGCACGTTTTCGACAAGAGGCGGCTGCCCAAAGAGCACGGCCTGGAAGCCAATCCGACCTACGCGCGCGCCAAGAACGTCAGCGCCGTTGCCGGCGCGCTGCGCACGCTGCGCGTTACCGGCACCTTCCTGCTGGAGACCGTTCCGACGGCGCTGCGCCTGGCGCGACTGCTGCGGCCGATCCGGCCGGCGCTCGTCTACGTCGCCAACGGCTTTCGCGGCAACGCCGACGCGATCGTCGCCGCGCGCCTGCTCGGCGTGCCCTGCGTCGTGCACGCCAAGGGCTTCGACAAGCTCAGCTACGTCGAGCGCGGGCTGTCGCGCGGCGTCGACCTCTGCATTTCGATGACCATGGCCATCGAGGAGCATTGCCGCGCCGGCGGCATGCGGCCGCGTCAGTTCGCGGTCGTGTACGACGGTCTCGATCTGCGGGCATTCCAGCCGCGGCGGCCGCGGCAGGACGTTCGCGACGAGTTCGGCATCGCGGCCGACGCCGAACTGGTCGGCGTGGTCGGCAACGTGCAGGAGTGGAAAGGGCAGCGCGTGCTCGTCGAGGCGCTCGAGCTGCTGCGCGAGCGGCGGCCGCGCCTGGTCCTCATGATCGTCGGCGGCATCCATCGCAGCGGCCTTGCCTACGCCGACGCCATGAAGGAGCGCATTCGCCAGCAGGGGCTGGAGAGCCGCGTGATCTGGACCGGCGCGCGTCCGGACGTGCCCGACCTTCTCGGTGCCATGGATGTCGTCACGCACACCTCGGTTCGCGGCGAGCCGTTCGGACGCGTCATCATCGAGGCGATGGCCGTGGGACGGCCCATTGTGGCCACTCGCGCCGGCGGAGTGCCCGAGTTCGTACGCGACGGCGAGGACTGCGTCCTGACCACGCCCGGCGACGCCGGGGAGCTCTCGGCGGTCCTGGACAGGCTCCTGAGCGACGCCGGGCTGCGCCAGAGGCTGAGCAACGGGGCACTGGAGTCGGCGCAGCGCTTCGCTCTGGACAAGCACGTGGAGACGATAACCTCTCTGTTCGAAGAGGTCCTGGCGCGCCGGACGCATGCCGGCAACGCGGCGGCGGTGCCGGGAGGCGCGTCGTGA
- a CDS encoding NAD-dependent epimerase/dehydratase family protein yields the protein MRAFVTGGTGFLGRRVVRRLLERGDQVLALAREGSRADELKAAGAEVVVGDLGSLDPSILEQAGSCDVVYHVGARVVSHGDWDEFFRVNVEATQRLMDAAIAGGARFVHVSSLGIFEIDREGIVVTEESDYDHQPMLRGYYTRSKIDADRLVCSAARAGKNVVVVRPGLLYGPDHPQQAVFLGRVKKFLRPDLLLVVSSPGYRVPLTYIENAADAVVAAGVVEGVAGSIFNVVDNPDLTQAEYFRALARARGDRLRVMYVPVTLLAPAVNAVNFAHKLVKRRPWSVAYQLLRSERSARYATDAAATRLAWSPRVDLDRSLQESLRKPA from the coding sequence ATGCGGGCCTTCGTCACCGGTGGAACGGGCTTTCTCGGCCGGCGCGTGGTGCGCCGGCTGCTCGAGCGCGGCGACCAGGTCCTGGCGCTGGCCCGCGAAGGCAGCCGCGCCGATGAGCTGAAGGCCGCCGGCGCCGAGGTCGTCGTCGGCGACCTTGGCAGCCTGGACCCGTCCATCCTCGAGCAGGCCGGCTCCTGCGACGTCGTCTACCACGTCGGCGCGCGCGTGGTCTCGCACGGCGACTGGGACGAGTTCTTTCGCGTCAATGTCGAAGCGACGCAGAGGCTCATGGATGCCGCCATCGCCGGCGGTGCCCGCTTCGTGCACGTCAGCTCGCTCGGCATCTTCGAGATCGACCGCGAGGGAATCGTCGTTACCGAGGAGAGCGACTACGACCACCAGCCGATGCTGCGCGGCTATTACACCCGCTCCAAGATCGACGCGGACCGCCTGGTCTGTTCGGCCGCGCGTGCGGGCAAGAACGTGGTGGTGGTGCGGCCGGGCCTGCTCTACGGTCCCGATCATCCGCAGCAGGCGGTTTTCCTTGGGCGCGTGAAGAAGTTCCTGCGCCCCGATCTTCTGCTCGTGGTGAGCAGCCCCGGCTACCGGGTGCCGCTGACGTACATCGAGAATGCGGCCGACGCGGTCGTGGCCGCCGGGGTGGTCGAGGGCGTGGCGGGCTCGATATTCAACGTCGTCGACAATCCCGATTTGACGCAGGCCGAGTACTTCCGCGCTCTCGCGCGCGCCCGCGGCGACAGGCTGCGAGTGATGTACGTGCCCGTGACGCTGCTGGCGCCGGCAGTCAACGCAGTCAACTTCGCGCACAAGCTCGTGAAGCGCCGGCCGTGGTCGGTTGCCTATCAGCTGCTGCGCTCGGAGCGCAGCGCGCGCTACGCCACCGACGCCGCCGCCACGCGCCTGGCGTGGTCGCCGCGCGTGGACCTGGACCGCAGCCTGCAGGAGTCGCTACGAAAGCCGGCGTGA